The Mus musculus strain C57BL/6J chromosome 2, GRCm38.p6 C57BL/6J genome has a window encoding:
- the Olfr1206 gene encoding olfactory receptor 1206 produces the protein MQHNSTVTKFILLGLTQDPLKQKMVFIIFLVFYLGTVVGNTLIIMTIKFSRTLGSPMYFFLFYLSFADSCFSTSTAPRLIVDALSKKNIISYNECMTQVFALHLFGCMEIFVLILMAVDRYVAICKPLRYPVIMSRQVCVILIILAWIGSFIHSTAQIVLALRLPFCGPNLIDHYCCDLQPLLKLACMDTYMINLLLVSNSGAICSSSFVILIISYFVILHSLRNHSAEGRKKALSTCTSHIIVVILFFGPCIFIYARPPTTFSMDKMVAVFYTIGTPFLNPIIYTLRNAEVKNAMKKLWHVKIMTE, from the coding sequence ATGCAGCACAACAGCACTGTCACGAAGTTTATACTACTAGGATTGACACAGGATCCCCTGAAGCAGAAAATGGTGTTTATAATCTTCTTAGTTTTCTATTTGGGGACTGTAGTGGGGAATACACTCATTATTATGACAATCAAGTTCAGTCGAACACTTGGGagtcccatgtacttcttcctgttTTATTTGTCCTTTGCTGATTCCTGCTTTTCAACATCCACAGCCCCAAGACTCATTGTGGATGCCCTCTCTAAAAAGAACATCATTTCCTACAATGAATGCATGACACAAGTCTTTGCTCTCCATTTATTTGGCTGCATGGAGATCTTTGTCCTCATTCTCATGGCTGTTGACCGTTATGTGGCCATCTGTAAACCCTTACGATACCCAGTCATCATGAGCCGGCAGGTCTGTGTCATCTTGATTATTCTTGCCTGGATAGGGTCTTTTATACATTCCACTGCTCAGATTGTTTTGGCATTGAGACTGCCCTTCTGTGGGCCCAATTTGATTGACCATTATTGCTGTGACTTACAGCCATTATTGAAACTTGCCTGCATGGATACATACATGATAAATCTGCTATTAGTGTCTAACAGTGGTGCCATTTGCTCAAGCAGTTTTGTAATTTTGATTATCTCATATTTTGTCATCTTACACTCTCTGCGAAACCACAGTGCTGAAGGGAGAAAAAAGGCACTCTCTACCTGCACATCTCACATAATAGTTGTTATCTTATTCTTTGGACCCTGCATATTCATATATGCACGGCCACCAACTACTTTTTCCATGGACAAGATGGTAGCAGTATTTTATACTATTGGAACACCCTTTCTCAACCCGATCATCTATACATTAAGGAATGCAGAAGTTAAAAATGCCATGAAAAAATTATGGCATGTTAAAATTATGACCGAATAA